A region from the Canis aureus isolate CA01 chromosome 8, VMU_Caureus_v.1.0, whole genome shotgun sequence genome encodes:
- the SAMD13 gene encoding sterile alpha motif domain-containing protein 13 isoform X1 has translation MVNYYKVLGVPQNASPSDIKKAYHQLALRVHPDKNPKNREAAEEKFKQVTEAYEVLSDAEKRNNYDKSGGNRIKTENTGDCRDEKCLKEEPRFERPHCGFQDVFEDKDLFSGSYFPTGHVGKARRFHSSFFDVIPILDTGFSTFVSPGSRPSPPSSGTFVPFVSRGMGNFRLVTTCSQIVNGKRVVTKKVLENVTGKTGLEKDSLFRQMPPGHRKLMENPCY, from the exons ATGGTGAATTACTACAAAGTACTAGGAGTGCCTCAAAACGCTTCCCCCTCTGATATCAAGAAGGCTTACCATCAGTTAGCTCTTCGGGTACATCCAGACAAGAACCCAAAAAACAGGGAGGCAGCTGAGGAGAAATTCAAACAAGTAACAGAAGCCTACGAGGTGTTGTCTGATGCTGAGAAACGTAACAACTATGACAAGTCCGGAGGGAACCGcatcaaaacagaaaatacaggCGACTGCAGAGACGAAAAGTGCTTGAAAGAGGAACCACGGTTTGAGAGGCCACACTGCGGCTTTCAAGATGTCTTTGAAGACAAAGACCTCTTCTCAGGCAGTTATTTTCCCACTGGTCATGTGGGTAAGGCCAGGAGATTTCACTCCTCCTTCTTTGATGTGATCCCCATATTGGACACAGGATTTTCCACGTTTGTTTCCCCAGGCTCCAGACCAAGTCCCCCTTCCTCTGGGACATTTGTTCCCTTCGTAAGCCGTGGAATGGGAAACTTCAGACTGGTCACCACTTGTAGCCAGATAGTGAATGGCAAGAGAGTTGTGACaaagaaagttctagaaaatgtGACAGGGAAGACTGGACTGGAAAAAGACAGCCTATTTCGTCAGATGCCTCCAGGTCATCG GAAATTGATGGAAAATCCCTGCTATTGA
- the LOC144318026 gene encoding uricase isoform X2 yields the protein MAHYHNDYKKNDEVEFVRTGYGKDMVKVLHIERDGKYHSIKEVATSVQLTLSSKKDYVYGDNSDIIPTDTIKNTVHVLAKFKGIKSIETFAMNICEHFLSSFNHVIRAQVYVEEVPWKRFEKNGVKHVHAFIHNPTGTHFCEVEQMRSGPPVIHSGIKDLKVLKTTQSGFEGFIKDQFTTLPEVKDRCFATKVYCKWRYHQGRDVDFEATWDTVRDIVLEKFAGPYDKGEYSPSVQKTLYDIQVHSLSRVPEMEDMEISLPNIHYFNIDMSKMGLINKEEVLLPLDNPYGRITGTVKRKLASKL from the exons AACGATGAGGTGGAGTTTGTCCGAACTGGCTATGGGAAGGACATGGTGAAAGTTCTCCACATTGAGCGAGATGGAAAATACCACAGCATTAAAGAGGTGGCAACTTCAGTGCAACTTACTCTGAGCTCCAAAAAAGATTACGTGTATGGAGATAATTCAGACATCATCCCCACAGACACCATCAAGAACACAGTTCATGTCTTGGCAAAGTTTAAAGGG atCAAAAGCATAGAAACTTTTGCAATGAACATCTGTgagcatttcctttcttcttttaaccATGTCATCCGAGCTCAAGTTTATGTGGAAGAGGTCCCTTGGAAGCGTTTTGAAAAG aATGGAGTTAAGCATGTCCATGCATTTATTCACAATCCCACTGGAACACACTTCTGTGAGGTTGAACAGATGAGAAGTG GACCTCCAGTCATTCATTCTGGAATCAAAGATCTCAAGGTCTTGAAAACGACCCAGTCTGGATTCGAAGGATTCATCAAGGATCAGTTCACCACCCTCCCTGAGGTGAAGGACCGGTGTTTTGCCACCAAAGTGTACTGCAAATGGCGCTATCACCAGGGCAGAGACGTGGACTTTGAGGCTACCTG GGATACTGTTCGGGACATTGTCCTGGAGAAATTTGCTGGACCCTATGACAAGGGCGAGTACTCACCCTCTGTCCAGAAGACCCTCTATGACATCCAGGTGCACTCTTTGAGTCGGGTTCCTGAG ATGGAAGACATGGAAATCAGCCTGCCGAACATTCACTACTTTAACATAGACATGTCCAAAATGGGACTGATCAACAAAGAAGAG GTCTTGCTACCATTAGACAATCCATATGGCAGGATTACTGGTACGGTCAAGAGGAAGCTGGCTTCGAAGCTGTGA
- the LOC144318026 gene encoding uricase isoform X1, whose protein sequence is MEPQRPVCRGSSVNLLENDEVEFVRTGYGKDMVKVLHIERDGKYHSIKEVATSVQLTLSSKKDYVYGDNSDIIPTDTIKNTVHVLAKFKGIKSIETFAMNICEHFLSSFNHVIRAQVYVEEVPWKRFEKNGVKHVHAFIHNPTGTHFCEVEQMRSGPPVIHSGIKDLKVLKTTQSGFEGFIKDQFTTLPEVKDRCFATKVYCKWRYHQGRDVDFEATWDTVRDIVLEKFAGPYDKGEYSPSVQKTLYDIQVHSLSRVPEMEDMEISLPNIHYFNIDMSKMGLINKEEVLLPLDNPYGRITGTVKRKLASKL, encoded by the exons AACGATGAGGTGGAGTTTGTCCGAACTGGCTATGGGAAGGACATGGTGAAAGTTCTCCACATTGAGCGAGATGGAAAATACCACAGCATTAAAGAGGTGGCAACTTCAGTGCAACTTACTCTGAGCTCCAAAAAAGATTACGTGTATGGAGATAATTCAGACATCATCCCCACAGACACCATCAAGAACACAGTTCATGTCTTGGCAAAGTTTAAAGGG atCAAAAGCATAGAAACTTTTGCAATGAACATCTGTgagcatttcctttcttcttttaaccATGTCATCCGAGCTCAAGTTTATGTGGAAGAGGTCCCTTGGAAGCGTTTTGAAAAG aATGGAGTTAAGCATGTCCATGCATTTATTCACAATCCCACTGGAACACACTTCTGTGAGGTTGAACAGATGAGAAGTG GACCTCCAGTCATTCATTCTGGAATCAAAGATCTCAAGGTCTTGAAAACGACCCAGTCTGGATTCGAAGGATTCATCAAGGATCAGTTCACCACCCTCCCTGAGGTGAAGGACCGGTGTTTTGCCACCAAAGTGTACTGCAAATGGCGCTATCACCAGGGCAGAGACGTGGACTTTGAGGCTACCTG GGATACTGTTCGGGACATTGTCCTGGAGAAATTTGCTGGACCCTATGACAAGGGCGAGTACTCACCCTCTGTCCAGAAGACCCTCTATGACATCCAGGTGCACTCTTTGAGTCGGGTTCCTGAG ATGGAAGACATGGAAATCAGCCTGCCGAACATTCACTACTTTAACATAGACATGTCCAAAATGGGACTGATCAACAAAGAAGAG GTCTTGCTACCATTAGACAATCCATATGGCAGGATTACTGGTACGGTCAAGAGGAAGCTGGCTTCGAAGCTGTGA
- the LOC144318026 gene encoding uricase isoform X3, giving the protein MVKVLHIERDGKYHSIKEVATSVQLTLSSKKDYVYGDNSDIIPTDTIKNTVHVLAKFKGIKSIETFAMNICEHFLSSFNHVIRAQVYVEEVPWKRFEKNGVKHVHAFIHNPTGTHFCEVEQMRSGPPVIHSGIKDLKVLKTTQSGFEGFIKDQFTTLPEVKDRCFATKVYCKWRYHQGRDVDFEATWDTVRDIVLEKFAGPYDKGEYSPSVQKTLYDIQVHSLSRVPEMEDMEISLPNIHYFNIDMSKMGLINKEEVLLPLDNPYGRITGTVKRKLASKL; this is encoded by the exons ATGGTGAAAGTTCTCCACATTGAGCGAGATGGAAAATACCACAGCATTAAAGAGGTGGCAACTTCAGTGCAACTTACTCTGAGCTCCAAAAAAGATTACGTGTATGGAGATAATTCAGACATCATCCCCACAGACACCATCAAGAACACAGTTCATGTCTTGGCAAAGTTTAAAGGG atCAAAAGCATAGAAACTTTTGCAATGAACATCTGTgagcatttcctttcttcttttaaccATGTCATCCGAGCTCAAGTTTATGTGGAAGAGGTCCCTTGGAAGCGTTTTGAAAAG aATGGAGTTAAGCATGTCCATGCATTTATTCACAATCCCACTGGAACACACTTCTGTGAGGTTGAACAGATGAGAAGTG GACCTCCAGTCATTCATTCTGGAATCAAAGATCTCAAGGTCTTGAAAACGACCCAGTCTGGATTCGAAGGATTCATCAAGGATCAGTTCACCACCCTCCCTGAGGTGAAGGACCGGTGTTTTGCCACCAAAGTGTACTGCAAATGGCGCTATCACCAGGGCAGAGACGTGGACTTTGAGGCTACCTG GGATACTGTTCGGGACATTGTCCTGGAGAAATTTGCTGGACCCTATGACAAGGGCGAGTACTCACCCTCTGTCCAGAAGACCCTCTATGACATCCAGGTGCACTCTTTGAGTCGGGTTCCTGAG ATGGAAGACATGGAAATCAGCCTGCCGAACATTCACTACTTTAACATAGACATGTCCAAAATGGGACTGATCAACAAAGAAGAG GTCTTGCTACCATTAGACAATCCATATGGCAGGATTACTGGTACGGTCAAGAGGAAGCTGGCTTCGAAGCTGTGA